The nucleotide window GCGGGTTCCTCGAACGTCCTGAAAGTCGACCATCCAATAGAGGCTCGCAAACTTATTCAACGCATGTTCTGCAGGGGAATTTTTCCCATGACAATGAATGAATACCGCCCCCCCCTTCTGCCGCGGACGCGCCGCGAGCTGCGGGAACGGTTTTCACGTGTGGTCGATGCCGCTGGATATGCGGCAACGGGAGAATATCCCCGATTGCGTGAATTTTGGTGGAAGCCGGAAATGGGATATGCATATTTTCAGGAGTTTCTTCCCGACAACACCTGCGATACCCGTGTGACCGTAATCGGCAACCGGGCCTTTGCCTTTCGCCGGATGAATCGCCCCGGCGACTTCCGTGCCTCAGGGAGCGGGAACATCGACTGGAATCCGGCGAAAATAGATCCTGCGTGTCTGAGAATTGCCTTTGACGTTTCTGCGAAAGCCGGTTTTCAGACCATGGCGTACGATTTCCTTTACCGCGAGGGAAAGCCGGTGATCTGCGAGATCAGTTATACCTTTGTCGATTCTGCGGTCTTCAACTGCCCCGGCCAATGGGACCCCGAATTGAACTGGCACGAAG belongs to Geobacter sp. SVR and includes:
- a CDS encoding RimK family alpha-L-glutamate ligase, which gives rise to MRIGIHPDHMWGCSFSDKWSQLLKERGVEILELNLLSKNALEQAKECDGVMWRWFHIQDHKQSARVILHTIENHLDIPVFPSSRTSWHFDDKIAQYYLLQAIGAPQPEAWIFWNREEALKWVETAPYPVIFKLTSGAGSSNVLKVDHPIEARKLIQRMFCRGIFPMTMNEYRPPLLPRTRRELRERFSRVVDAAGYAATGEYPRLREFWWKPEMGYAYFQEFLPDNTCDTRVTVIGNRAFAFRRMNRPGDFRASGSGNIDWNPAKIDPACLRIAFDVSAKAGFQTMAYDFLYREGKPVICEISYTFVDSAVFNCPGQWDPELNWHEGHRWPEEAQIEDFMVEVLKRSKR